Proteins from a single region of Bos javanicus breed banteng chromosome 7, ARS-OSU_banteng_1.0, whole genome shotgun sequence:
- the C2CD4C gene encoding C2 calcium-dependent domain-containing protein 4C, producing MLTREKARRRPAAGAWGFQGRQPNDHLPLSPLSPPSRGEAPLCGAAGGGGRCADGADGPGRARRGRKAAVLGGIRRRGGQLGGFPPVNESDCAAAAARPRLRPRPRAPSPRAETPACPRASQLRPPPPGRLRRSLLAPDCAPMKKTNMWFLERFRGSGENGAAGGEGGDKAAKGPLYSNVLTPDKIPDFFIPPKLPAGPAEPEAQAELGPSTSEQNLASAAPRRAPRSPRLPAKLAAESKSLLKAATRHVIQIESAEDWPAEETATNADPQAQGAMSLPSVPKAQTSYGFATLAESPHTRRKESLFHSEHGALAQVGSPGTRRRRGGVKANGGDGGPREAGGTLMSPGRCVSGGESDTGSSAESSPFGSPLLSRSVSLLKGFAQDSQAKVSQLKHSVGRHGSLSADDSTPDTSPGARRRLHRRATPEPGPESGPASRAEHAVRMGPRGSVHLLAEYEAAQARLRVRLLAAEGLYDRMCDARSINCCVGLCLVPGKLQKQRSTIVKNSRHPVFNEDFFFDGLGPASVRKLALRIKVVNKGSSLKRDTLLGEKELPLTSLLPFL from the exons ATGCTCACCAGGGAAAAGGCCCGCAGACGACCTGCGGCAGGAGCCTGGGGTTTCCAGGGGCGCCAGCCAAACGACCACCTGCCTCTCTCCCCGCTCAGTCCCCCGAGTCGCGGCGAGGCTCCCCTGTGTGGAgccgcggggggcggggggcgctgcGCAGACGGCGCAGACGGCCCCGGGCGGGCGAGGCGGGGGCGGAAGGCGGCCGTACTAGGAGGAATACGGCGGCGCGGCGGCCAGCTGGGCGGTTTCCCGCCGGTGAATGAGTCCGACtgcgctgccgccgccgcccgaCCGAGGCTGCGCCCGCGTCCCCGCGCCCCCAGCCCTCGCGCCGAGACCCCGGCGTGTCCGCGGGCCAGCCAGCTTCGGCCCCCGCCCCCGGGCAG GCTTCGCAGATCCCTTCTGGCTCCTGACTGCGCCCCAATGAAGAAAACCAACATGTGGTTCTTGGAGAGGTTTCGGGGATCGGGGGAGAATGGAGCTGCGGGGGGCGAGGGTGGGGACAAGGCCGCCAAGGGGCCCCTGTACAGCAACGTGCTCACGCCGGACAAGATCCCGGACTTCTTCATACCCCCCAAGCTGCCCGCCGGCCCCGCCGAGCCCGAAGCGCAGGCCGAGCTGGGGCCCTCGACCTCGGAGCAGAACCTGGCCTCCGCCGCGCCCCGCCGCGCCCCCCGGAGCCCCCGGCTGCCCGCCAAGCTGGCCGCCGAGAGCAAGAGCCTACTGAAGGCGGCCACCCGGCACGTGATCCAGATCGAGAGTGCGGAGGACTGGCCGGCCGAGGAGACTGCCACCAACGCCGACCCCCAGGCCCAGGGGGCGATGTCGCTGCCCTCGGTGCCCAAGGCCCAGACGTCCTACGGCTTTGCCACGCTGGCCGAGAGCCCCCACACGCGGCGCAAGGAGTCCCTGTTCCACAGCGAGCACGGGGCTCTGGCCCAGGTGGGCTCCCCAGGCACCCGGCGCCGTCGGGGGGGCGTCAAGGCCAACGGGGGGGACGGGGGGCCCAGGGAGGCCGGCGGCACCCTCATGAGTCCCGGCCGCTGCGTCAGCGGCGGGGAGAGCGACACGGGGTCCTCGGCCGAGTCCTCACCCTTCGGCTCCCCCCTGCTCTCGCGCTCCGTGTCGCTGCTCAAAGGCTTCGCCCAGGACAGCCAGGCCAAGGTGAGCCAGCTCAAGCACTCTGTGGGCCGCCATGGCTCCCTGTCGGCCGATGACAGCACGCCGGACACCAGCCCCGGGGCCCGGCGCCGCCTGCACCGCAGGGCCACCCCGGAGCCCGGCCCGGAGTCTGGTCCGGCTTCCCGCGCGGAGCACGCCGTGCGCATGGGCCCGCGGGGCAGCGTGCACCTGCTGGCCGAGTACGAGGCGGCCCAGGCCCGCCTGCGCGTGCGCCTGCTGGCAGCCGAGGGCCTTTATGACCGGATGTGCGACGCCCGCAGCATCAACTGCTGTGTGGGCCTGTGCCTTGTGCCGGGCAAGCTGCAAAAGCAGCGCAGCACCATCGTCAAGAACAGCCGCCACCCAGTGTTCAACGAGGACTTCTTCTTCGACGGCCTGGGTCCGGCCAGCGTGCGGAAGCTGGCTCTCAGGATCAAGGTGGTGAACAAGGGCAGCAGCCTCAAGCGGGACACGCTGCTCGGGGAAAAGGAGCTGCCCCTGACCTCCCTGCTGCCCTTCTTGTAG